A part of Nocardioides plantarum genomic DNA contains:
- the hemC gene encoding hydroxymethylbilane synthase, with protein sequence MSAPVRVGTRRSLLATTQAGQVADLIRTRLGRETELVEITTDGDRSQAAGTPITDVPASNTGVFVGALRDALLDGRVDVAVHSLKDLPTAPAAGITLAAVPEREDPRDVVVARDGLTLGELPVGSRVGTGSPRRAAQLHALGLGLEIVGVRGNVDSRVRMVHDGTVDAVILARAGLARIDRLAEVTEVLDPLQMLPAPGQGALGVECRSDDALATELAGLDDPRSRAAVQAERAVLATLEGGCSAPIGALADVVEGDDGDELWVRAVALSLDGALSVRMSASGATADAIGVGNRLASDMLADGAGQLDPPAADPATDEPPEVQP encoded by the coding sequence GTGAGCGCCCCCGTTCGCGTCGGCACCCGTCGCAGCCTGCTGGCCACGACCCAGGCCGGCCAGGTCGCCGACCTGATCCGCACCCGGCTGGGTCGTGAGACCGAGCTCGTAGAGATCACCACCGACGGCGACCGCAGCCAGGCCGCCGGCACCCCGATCACCGACGTCCCGGCGTCCAACACCGGCGTCTTCGTCGGCGCGCTGCGCGACGCACTGCTCGACGGGCGGGTCGACGTCGCCGTCCACTCGCTCAAGGACCTCCCGACCGCGCCCGCCGCCGGCATCACGCTGGCCGCGGTGCCCGAGCGCGAGGACCCCCGCGACGTCGTCGTCGCGCGCGACGGCCTCACCCTCGGCGAGCTGCCGGTCGGCAGCCGGGTCGGCACCGGCTCGCCCCGCCGCGCCGCCCAGCTGCACGCGCTCGGTCTCGGCCTCGAGATCGTCGGCGTGCGCGGCAACGTCGACTCCCGCGTCCGGATGGTCCACGACGGCACGGTCGACGCGGTGATCCTGGCCCGCGCCGGGCTGGCCCGCATCGACCGCCTCGCCGAGGTGACCGAGGTGCTCGACCCGCTGCAGATGCTGCCCGCGCCCGGACAGGGCGCGCTCGGGGTCGAGTGCCGCAGCGACGACGCGCTGGCCACCGAGCTGGCCGGCCTCGACGATCCCCGCTCCCGCGCCGCCGTCCAGGCCGAGCGGGCGGTGCTGGCCACCCTCGAGGGCGGCTGCTCCGCCCCGATCGGGGCCCTGGCCGACGTCGTCGAGGGCGACGACGGAGACGAGCTGTGGGTGAGGGCCGTGGCGCTCTCACTCGACGGGGCACTCTCGGTGCGGATGTCCGCATCGGGTGCCACGGCCGACGCCATCGGCGTCGGGAACCGGCTGGCGAGCGACATGCTCGCCGACGGTGCAGGACAGCTGGACCCACCAGCTGCGGACCCAGCCACAGACGAACCACCAGAGGTGCAGCCATGA
- a CDS encoding lysophospholipid acyltransferase family protein translates to MGDAEIIPIGTRGKPGRGTGTAPSSAARGLAPKPRTPARKTSASAPTPADAASSAGAAVPPVDPPVAPSAPATSDDAAPAATSATTTRELHPLRAIPTSAWLSAFQHAALEVFGEQWEPRLAQFLAFLRRRITGDYVVDEYGFDAEITQRFFMAALRPIAQQWFRIEVRGIDNIPTEGGALVVSNHSGTVPVDGLMTMVSVHDLTGRHLRALGADLVFRMPIISSMARKGGATLACNEDAERMLRQGELVGVWPEGFKGIGKPYSQRYKLQRFGRGGFVSAALRTGVPIVPLAVVGAEEIYPLVGNIPALARLLGVPYIPITPLFPLLGPLGLIPLPSKWLLEFGEPIRTDDYEAGAAEDPMLVFDVTDQVRETIQQTLYSLLMQRESVFR, encoded by the coding sequence GTGGGTGACGCCGAGATCATCCCGATCGGCACCCGCGGCAAGCCCGGCCGCGGCACCGGCACCGCGCCGTCCTCGGCCGCCCGCGGCCTGGCCCCCAAGCCCCGCACCCCGGCCCGCAAGACCTCCGCGTCAGCGCCGACACCGGCCGACGCAGCGTCCTCCGCAGGCGCGGCCGTGCCGCCCGTCGACCCGCCCGTCGCGCCGTCGGCGCCCGCGACCTCCGACGACGCCGCGCCCGCCGCGACCAGCGCCACCACGACCCGCGAGCTGCACCCCCTGCGCGCGATCCCCACCTCGGCCTGGCTGTCGGCGTTCCAGCACGCCGCCCTCGAGGTCTTCGGCGAGCAGTGGGAGCCGCGCCTGGCTCAGTTCCTGGCCTTCCTGCGCCGCCGCATCACCGGTGACTACGTCGTCGACGAGTACGGCTTCGACGCCGAGATCACCCAGCGCTTCTTCATGGCGGCCCTGCGCCCGATCGCCCAGCAGTGGTTCCGCATCGAGGTCCGGGGCATCGACAACATCCCCACCGAGGGCGGTGCCCTCGTCGTGTCCAACCACTCCGGCACGGTCCCCGTCGACGGCCTGATGACGATGGTCTCGGTGCACGACCTCACCGGTCGCCACCTGCGTGCCCTGGGCGCCGACCTGGTCTTCCGGATGCCGATCATCAGCTCCATGGCCCGCAAGGGCGGCGCCACCCTGGCCTGCAACGAGGACGCCGAGCGGATGCTGCGCCAGGGCGAGCTCGTCGGCGTGTGGCCCGAGGGCTTCAAGGGCATCGGCAAGCCCTACTCGCAGCGCTACAAGCTGCAGCGCTTCGGCCGCGGCGGCTTCGTCTCCGCCGCCCTGCGCACCGGCGTCCCCATCGTCCCCCTGGCCGTCGTCGGGGCCGAGGAGATCTACCCCCTCGTCGGCAACATCCCGGCCCTCGCCCGCCTCCTGGGCGTCCCCTACATCCCGATCACCCCGCTCTTCCCCCTCCTGGGTCCCCTCGGCCTGATCCCGCTGCCGTCGAAGTGGCTGCTCGAGTTTGGCGAGCCCATCCGCACCGACGACTACGAGGCCGGAGCCGCCGAGGACCCGATGCTCGTCTTCGACGTCACCGACCAGGTCCGCGAGACCATCCAGCAGACCCTCTACTCGCTGCTCATGCAGCGCGAGTCCGTCTTCAGGTAG
- a CDS encoding 30S ribosomal protein bS22, producing MGSVIKKRRKRMAKKKHRKLLKKTRVQRRKLGK from the coding sequence GTGGGTTCTGTCATCAAGAAGCGTCGCAAGCGCATGGCGAAGAAGAAGCACCGCAAGCTCCTGAAGAAGACGCGCGTCCAGCGTCGCAAGCTCGGGAAGTAG
- a CDS encoding AMP-binding protein — protein sequence MPAANPTADVAGPAVLVSEAARESPDKLALVESGGRSLTWAELDDEVGRVATGLVAAGIVAGYRVVVITGNRLEFVTTYLGVLRAQAVAVPLNPGSSAREVARVIADCGARMVVADGDTVTTVRAAATLIDDALAGGDSTLAHDVPAEVLARMVKPRVVVVGTTLQPGERSYDHLRADTARPLPPLRDGERIAALLYTSGTTGLPRGAMLSHRALAANIEQVAAVDPPMIHGDDVVLGVLPLFHVYGLNAVLGTVLRSRAKLVLADRFDPQGTLDLIDDEACSVVPVAPAVFAHWREVDLAGRLGPVRLVLSGSAPVSAEVVEEFVERTGVPVHQGYGLTEAAPVVTSTLCSPAAPAGSVGAPLGGIDLRLVDETGVAVPRDSGDPGEIQIRGANLFSGYWPDGADGPDADGWWSTGDVAFIVGEGGDAHDRARGDVFLVDRVKELVIVSGFNVYPVEVERVVAEVAGVADVAVIGVPDDATGEAVVAYVVADAAGAADPQALEAGVRTACELGLARFKVPSRVEVVEHLPHGVTGKVQKGRLRGLERRRALGLLE from the coding sequence ATGCCCGCCGCGAACCCGACCGCCGACGTGGCCGGCCCGGCCGTCCTGGTGTCCGAGGCGGCCCGGGAGAGCCCCGACAAGCTGGCGCTGGTCGAGTCCGGCGGACGCAGCCTGACCTGGGCCGAACTCGACGACGAGGTCGGTCGGGTCGCCACCGGCCTGGTGGCCGCCGGGATCGTGGCCGGCTACCGCGTCGTCGTCATCACCGGCAACCGGCTCGAGTTCGTCACGACCTACCTCGGCGTCCTGCGGGCCCAGGCGGTCGCCGTACCCCTCAACCCCGGGTCGAGCGCCCGTGAGGTGGCCCGCGTGATCGCCGACTGCGGCGCGCGGATGGTCGTCGCCGACGGCGACACCGTCACCACGGTGCGGGCGGCCGCGACCCTGATCGACGACGCGCTCGCCGGCGGCGACTCGACGCTGGCCCACGACGTGCCGGCCGAGGTCCTCGCGCGGATGGTCAAGCCGCGGGTCGTCGTGGTCGGCACGACCCTGCAACCCGGTGAGCGCTCCTACGACCACCTGCGCGCCGACACCGCGCGCCCGTTGCCGCCGCTGCGCGATGGCGAGCGCATCGCCGCGCTGCTCTACACCAGCGGTACGACGGGACTGCCGCGTGGCGCGATGCTCAGCCACCGGGCGCTCGCGGCCAACATCGAGCAGGTCGCCGCCGTCGACCCGCCGATGATCCACGGCGACGACGTCGTGCTCGGGGTGCTGCCGCTCTTCCACGTCTACGGCCTCAACGCCGTGCTCGGCACCGTGCTGCGCAGCCGGGCCAAGCTGGTGCTCGCCGACCGGTTCGACCCCCAGGGCACCCTCGACCTCATCGACGACGAGGCCTGCAGCGTGGTGCCGGTCGCCCCCGCCGTCTTCGCGCACTGGCGCGAGGTCGACCTCGCCGGCCGCCTCGGCCCGGTGCGCCTGGTCCTGTCGGGCTCGGCGCCGGTCTCGGCCGAGGTCGTCGAGGAGTTCGTCGAGCGCACCGGCGTCCCGGTCCACCAGGGCTACGGCCTGACCGAGGCCGCGCCCGTCGTCACCAGCACGCTCTGCTCGCCGGCGGCCCCCGCCGGCTCGGTCGGGGCCCCGCTGGGCGGCATCGACCTGCGCCTGGTCGACGAGACCGGCGTCGCGGTGCCCCGCGACTCCGGCGACCCCGGCGAGATCCAGATCCGGGGTGCCAACCTGTTCAGCGGCTACTGGCCCGACGGGGCCGACGGCCCCGATGCCGACGGCTGGTGGTCGACCGGCGACGTCGCCTTCATCGTGGGGGAGGGCGGCGACGCCCACGACCGGGCTCGCGGCGACGTGTTCCTGGTCGACCGGGTCAAGGAGCTCGTGATCGTCTCGGGGTTCAACGTCTACCCCGTCGAGGTCGAGCGGGTGGTCGCCGAGGTCGCAGGCGTCGCCGACGTCGCCGTCATCGGGGTGCCCGACGATGCCACCGGCGAGGCCGTCGTGGCCTACGTCGTCGCCGACGCGGCGGGCGCCGCCGACCCGCAGGCCCTCGAGGCCGGCGTACGCACGGCGTGCGAGCTCGGCCTGGCCCGGTTCAAGGTGCCGAGCCGGGTCGAGGTCGTCGAGCACCTGCCGCACGGGGTCACCGGCAAGGTGCAGAAGGGCCGGCTGCGGGGTCTCGAGCGGCGCCGTGCGCTGGGACTGCTCGAGTAG
- a CDS encoding DUF5667 domain-containing protein, with product MNPVLPAHRRAAQFSSLVEASSTTQPDATGPHADLLPLVDLVTVLRSTPTVEPRPEFVAALRERLLLAAETALVPDTPARAEARRQPTPRRTARERRVAAAIGGFALVSATASMSVAAQNALPGDTLYPLKRAIESLHETVLRSADDKGATMLDNASGRLDEVDELSRSGDQDSDTISRTLRDFSDQAADASDVLLGDYEQTGQPSSVAELRTFTATSLDVLQRLESLVPAQVRPVLDRAAAVLDEIDRRARALCPACSTLPAAAQVSAAADLGPLDRLLDEVVTKPASATTPPRSDSPDTEQPPTSAVDPTPPTTPASPPTSTPTTEPPDPTPDDTDPSTPPGPRPSLGAVVDGLDPLDLGNVLTGVTEELTEGLDGVLGGTESD from the coding sequence ATGAACCCCGTGCTCCCGGCGCACAGGCGCGCCGCACAGTTCAGCTCGCTGGTCGAGGCGTCCTCGACCACGCAGCCGGACGCCACGGGACCCCACGCCGACCTCCTCCCGCTGGTCGACCTGGTCACCGTCCTGCGCAGCACACCGACCGTCGAGCCCCGGCCCGAGTTCGTCGCCGCCCTGCGCGAGCGGCTGCTGCTCGCCGCCGAGACCGCACTCGTGCCCGACACCCCGGCGCGGGCCGAGGCACGTCGCCAGCCCACCCCCCGTCGTACGGCCCGCGAGCGACGGGTCGCCGCGGCCATCGGCGGCTTCGCCCTGGTCAGCGCCACCGCCTCGATGTCGGTCGCCGCCCAGAACGCCCTGCCGGGCGACACCCTCTACCCGCTCAAGCGCGCCATCGAGAGCCTCCACGAGACCGTCCTGCGCAGCGCCGACGACAAGGGCGCCACCATGCTCGACAACGCGTCGGGTCGTCTCGACGAGGTCGACGAGCTCTCCCGCAGCGGCGACCAGGACTCCGACACGATCTCCCGCACCCTGAGGGACTTCTCCGACCAGGCCGCCGACGCCTCCGACGTCCTGCTCGGCGACTACGAGCAGACCGGCCAGCCCTCGTCGGTCGCCGAGCTGCGCACCTTCACCGCCACCAGCCTCGACGTCCTGCAGCGCCTCGAGAGCCTCGTCCCGGCCCAGGTCCGCCCGGTGCTGGACCGAGCCGCCGCGGTCCTCGACGAGATCGACCGCCGGGCCCGGGCCCTCTGCCCCGCCTGCAGCACCCTCCCCGCCGCCGCGCAGGTCAGCGCCGCCGCCGATCTCGGCCCCCTCGACCGCCTCCTCGACGAGGTCGTCACCAAGCCCGCGTCCGCGACCACCCCGCCCAGGAGCGACTCCCCCGACACCGAGCAGCCACCCACCAGCGCCGTCGACCCGACACCCCCGACGACACCGGCGTCCCCGCCGACGTCGACACCGACCACGGAGCCCCCCGACCCGACCCCCGACGACACCGACCCCAGCACTCCCCCCGGCCCGAGGCCCTCCCTCGGCGCCGTCGTCGACGGCCTGGACCCCCTCGACCTCGGCAACGTCCTGACCGGCGTGACCGAGGAGCTCACCGAGGGCCTCGACGGCGTCCTGGGCGGCACCGAGTCCGACTGA
- a CDS encoding HAD family hydrolase, translating to MPPTDKARRPPNLRQRSTLAGEAAAAAAEVETALDHPVDPTAAAFFDVDNTVMQGASIFHLARGLHRRDFFTTRDILAAAWKQAYFRVVGVEDPDHIAETRNSALSFIAGHTVDELEELGEEIFDETMAHRIWPGTRALAQLHLDEGQRVWLVTAAPIEIARIIARRLGLTGAMGTVSEHVDGVYTGRLVGDLLHGPAKAEAIRALAAREGLDLSRCSAYSDSFNDLPMLSLVGDPVAINPDARLRAHARAQGWRVRDYRTGRKAARAGLAVGAVAGAVTGTVAAGVALRGRRH from the coding sequence ATGCCTCCCACCGACAAGGCGCGCCGGCCGCCCAACCTGCGTCAGCGCTCGACGCTGGCCGGTGAGGCTGCGGCCGCGGCGGCCGAGGTCGAGACCGCGCTCGACCACCCGGTCGACCCGACGGCGGCGGCGTTCTTCGACGTCGACAACACCGTGATGCAGGGGGCGAGCATCTTCCACCTGGCCCGCGGGCTGCACCGCCGTGACTTCTTCACGACCCGCGACATCCTCGCGGCCGCGTGGAAGCAGGCCTACTTCCGTGTCGTGGGGGTCGAGGACCCCGACCACATCGCGGAGACCCGCAACTCGGCCCTGAGCTTCATCGCCGGCCACACCGTCGACGAGCTCGAGGAGCTCGGCGAGGAGATCTTCGACGAGACCATGGCCCACCGGATCTGGCCCGGCACCCGCGCCCTGGCCCAGCTCCACCTCGACGAGGGCCAGCGCGTCTGGCTGGTGACCGCCGCCCCGATCGAGATCGCCCGGATCATCGCGCGGCGCCTGGGTCTGACCGGGGCCATGGGCACCGTCTCCGAGCACGTCGACGGGGTCTACACCGGCCGCCTGGTCGGCGACCTGCTGCACGGCCCGGCCAAGGCCGAGGCCATCCGGGCGCTGGCGGCGCGCGAGGGACTCGACCTGAGCCGCTGCTCGGCCTACTCCGACTCCTTCAACGACCTGCCGATGCTGAGCCTGGTCGGCGACCCGGTGGCGATCAACCCCGACGCCCGGCTGCGGGCCCACGCCCGGGCCCAGGGCTGGCGGGTCCGCGACTACCGGACCGGACGCAAGGCCGCACGCGCCGGGCTCGCCGTGGGCGCGGTCGCCGGCGCCGTGACCGGCACGGTCGCGGCCGGCGTGGCGCTGCGCGGGCGTCGCCACTGA
- a CDS encoding helix-turn-helix domain-containing protein yields the protein MSSSSGGLSDPKFLTIAEVASLMRVSKMTVYRLVHGGELPAVRVGRSFRVAENDVDEYLRKSFYDAG from the coding sequence ATGTCGAGCTCCTCCGGAGGCTTGTCCGACCCGAAGTTCCTCACCATCGCCGAGGTCGCATCGCTGATGCGCGTCTCGAAGATGACCGTCTACCGCCTGGTCCACGGGGGTGAGCTGCCCGCCGTCCGCGTCGGTCGCTCGTTCCGCGTGGCCGAGAACGACGTCGACGAATACCTCCGCAAGAGCTTCTACGACGCCGGCTAG
- a CDS encoding glutamyl-tRNA reductase, translating to MSVLVVGISHNSAPVSVLERVALDPEGVHKLLTDALSCEHVNEVAVVATCNRVEVYAEVERFHGSIETLSRLLVDRAGQSADALVPHLYVHYDDGAVAHLFQVASGLDSMAVGEGQILGQTREALRVGQEVGSVGPALNSLFQQALRVGKRSRAETGIDRVAPTLVSAALERSDAAAGDTGTVRGGRVVVVGAGSMAGLATATVTRLGAAHVSVVNRTPDRARRLAAEYAAHPVALVDLPGELAHADVVITCTGATGVLVTRDMLAAARAGLADPARPLSVIDLALPHDVEPSVAELPGVTLIGLRELSEALAVSDVAGEVSDVRRIVGEEVSAFLTARRQASVTPTVVALRSMATSVVDAEMARLESRLPRLDDAARAEIRHTVRRVADKLLHEPTVRVKELANEQGAVSYERALAELFALDPEAVDAVTRPDVTGAPRPSSAPLLGSSAVSEDRP from the coding sequence ATGAGCGTGCTCGTCGTCGGCATCTCCCACAACAGCGCCCCCGTCTCCGTCCTCGAGCGGGTCGCGCTCGACCCCGAGGGCGTCCACAAGCTGCTCACCGACGCCCTGTCGTGCGAGCACGTCAACGAGGTCGCGGTCGTCGCGACCTGCAACCGCGTCGAGGTCTACGCCGAGGTCGAGCGGTTCCACGGCAGCATCGAGACCCTGTCGCGACTGCTCGTCGACCGCGCCGGACAGAGCGCCGACGCGCTCGTGCCCCACCTCTACGTCCACTACGACGACGGCGCGGTCGCCCACCTCTTCCAGGTCGCCTCCGGGCTCGACTCGATGGCCGTCGGCGAGGGGCAGATCCTGGGCCAGACCCGCGAGGCCCTCCGTGTCGGTCAGGAGGTCGGCAGCGTCGGGCCCGCCCTCAACTCGCTGTTCCAGCAGGCGCTGCGCGTCGGCAAGCGGTCGCGCGCCGAGACGGGCATCGACCGCGTCGCCCCGACGCTGGTCAGTGCCGCCCTCGAGCGCTCCGACGCGGCGGCCGGTGACACCGGCACCGTGCGCGGCGGCCGTGTCGTCGTCGTGGGGGCCGGCTCGATGGCCGGCCTCGCGACCGCGACGGTCACCCGGCTCGGTGCCGCCCACGTCAGCGTCGTCAACCGCACCCCCGACCGGGCCCGCCGGCTCGCCGCCGAGTACGCCGCCCACCCCGTCGCCCTGGTCGACCTGCCCGGCGAGCTCGCCCACGCCGACGTCGTCATCACCTGCACCGGTGCCACCGGCGTGCTGGTCACCCGCGACATGCTCGCCGCGGCCCGCGCCGGACTCGCCGACCCCGCCCGCCCGCTGTCGGTCATCGACCTCGCGCTGCCCCACGACGTCGAGCCGAGCGTCGCCGAGCTGCCGGGCGTCACGCTGATCGGGTTGCGCGAGCTCTCCGAGGCCCTGGCCGTCAGCGACGTCGCCGGCGAGGTGAGCGACGTACGCCGCATCGTCGGCGAGGAGGTCTCGGCCTTCCTGACCGCCCGCCGCCAGGCCAGCGTCACCCCCACCGTGGTCGCGCTGCGCTCGATGGCGACCTCGGTCGTCGACGCCGAGATGGCCCGCCTCGAGTCGCGCCTGCCGCGGCTCGACGACGCCGCGCGCGCCGAGATCCGCCACACCGTGCGCCGGGTCGCCGACAAGCTGCTCCACGAGCCGACCGTCCGCGTCAAGGAGCTCGCCAACGAGCAGGGCGCCGTGTCCTACGAGCGGGCCCTGGCCGAGCTGTTCGCGCTCGACCCCGAGGCCGTCGACGCCGTCACCCGACCCGACGTCACGGGCGCCCCGCGACCGTCGTCGGCTCCCCTGCTCGGCTCCTCGGCCGTCAGCGAGGACCGGCCGTGA
- a CDS encoding glutaredoxin family protein, whose translation MRLRRRRDPEPTLPRVTLYSRLGCHLCEAAEEVVARVCADLGEQYSVVLVDDDPELQRRFTDEVPVTFVDGRQHDFWRVDETRLRAALG comes from the coding sequence GTGCGCCTGCGACGTCGCCGTGACCCGGAGCCGACCCTGCCCCGGGTCACGCTCTACTCACGCCTCGGCTGCCACCTGTGCGAGGCGGCCGAGGAGGTCGTCGCCCGGGTCTGCGCCGACCTGGGGGAGCAGTACTCCGTGGTGCTCGTCGACGACGACCCCGAGCTGCAGCGTCGCTTCACCGACGAGGTCCCGGTGACCTTCGTCGACGGCCGGCAGCACGACTTCTGGCGCGTCGACGAGACCCGGCTGCGGGCCGCGCTGGGCTGA
- a CDS encoding redox-sensing transcriptional repressor Rex gives MTARSSSESSRDIPEATVARLPVYLRALNTLADDGIRTCSSEELALAAGVNSAKLRKDLSYLGSYGTRGVGYDVDYLRYQIAREIGVTQDWPVVIVGIGNLGHALANYSGFRSRGFRVVALLDADESRHGEVVAGVDVRPFGDLEEIVETHGVAIGVIAAPAGAAQDVADRMVSCGITSILNFAPAVIVVPDGVDVRKVDLSIELQILAYHEQRKANSA, from the coding sequence GTGACTGCACGCAGTTCGAGCGAGAGCTCCCGGGACATCCCGGAGGCGACCGTCGCCCGCCTGCCCGTCTACCTCCGGGCACTCAACACGCTCGCCGACGACGGCATCCGCACCTGCTCCAGCGAGGAGCTCGCGCTGGCGGCCGGCGTCAACTCCGCCAAGCTCCGCAAGGACCTGTCCTACCTCGGCAGCTACGGCACCCGCGGCGTCGGGTACGACGTCGACTACCTCCGCTACCAGATCGCCCGCGAGATCGGCGTCACCCAGGACTGGCCCGTCGTCATCGTCGGCATCGGCAACCTGGGTCACGCCCTGGCCAACTACTCCGGCTTCCGCAGCCGGGGGTTCCGGGTCGTCGCGCTCCTCGACGCCGACGAGAGCCGCCACGGCGAGGTCGTCGCGGGCGTCGACGTACGCCCCTTCGGCGACCTCGAGGAGATCGTCGAGACCCACGGGGTCGCCATCGGCGTCATCGCCGCCCCGGCCGGGGCCGCGCAGGACGTCGCCGACCGGATGGTCTCCTGCGGCATCACCAGCATCCTCAACTTCGCCCCCGCCGTGATCGTGGTGCCCGACGGGGTCGACGTACGCAAGGTCGACCTGTCGATCGAGCTGCAGATCCTGGCCTACCACGAGCAGCGGAAGGCCAACTCAGCATGA
- a CDS encoding sigma-70 family RNA polymerase sigma factor, whose translation MPQPRPDVTRGLDALRLAVARLLSNPSVALGDGVLLAGAGGTGGSGGSGEVVGTLHSVDSGVDGVGSSTGSGIGGVGSGGFGDADLATSSEDSEAERTRLIALVELARGGDAEAFGLLFDHYHVSVYRFLYYRTRSAPLAEDLASETFLRALRNMTNFRWQGKDFGAWLMTIARNLATDHFKAGRTRLETTTEDMGAHDDATEGPESLVLAGLTNELLLEALTQLPDEQRDCLVMRFLQGMSIAETAAVLGRSDGAVKQLQLRGVRNLAKLMPEGIRD comes from the coding sequence ATGCCTCAGCCGAGGCCGGACGTCACGCGTGGGCTGGACGCCCTGCGCCTGGCTGTCGCGCGCCTGCTCAGCAACCCGTCCGTCGCCCTGGGCGACGGGGTCCTGCTCGCGGGCGCCGGTGGCACCGGCGGCTCCGGCGGCTCCGGCGAGGTGGTCGGCACCCTCCACAGCGTCGACAGCGGAGTCGACGGAGTCGGCAGCAGCACGGGCAGCGGTATCGGCGGCGTCGGAAGCGGGGGCTTCGGTGACGCCGACCTGGCGACGTCGTCCGAGGACTCCGAGGCCGAGCGCACCCGCCTGATCGCCCTGGTCGAGCTCGCCCGCGGCGGCGACGCCGAGGCCTTCGGGCTGCTCTTCGACCACTACCACGTGTCGGTCTACCGGTTCCTCTACTACCGCACCCGGTCCGCACCCCTGGCCGAGGACCTCGCCTCCGAGACGTTCCTGCGCGCGCTGCGCAACATGACCAACTTCCGCTGGCAGGGCAAGGACTTCGGCGCCTGGCTGATGACCATCGCCCGCAACCTGGCCACCGACCACTTCAAGGCCGGCCGCACCCGCCTCGAGACGACCACCGAGGACATGGGCGCCCACGACGACGCGACCGAGGGCCCCGAGTCCCTGGTGCTCGCCGGGCTGACCAACGAGCTGCTCCTCGAGGCCCTCACCCAGCTGCCCGACGAGCAGCGCGACTGCCTGGTGATGCGCTTCCTGCAGGGCATGAGCATCGCCGAGACCGCCGCCGTCCTGGGCCGCAGCGACGGGGCCGTCAAGCAGCTGCAGCTGCGCGGCGTGCGCAACCTCGCCAAGCTGATGCCCGAGGGGATCCGGGACTGA
- a CDS encoding NAD-dependent epimerase/dehydratase family protein, which produces MAGGDKVVLVTGVSRDLGRRCARALAEHPSVRRVIGVDVTPPRGDLGDVSFVRADIRTPVIAKVIAKEDVDTVVHMSVIATPGSTGGRTTMKELNVIGTMQLLAACQKAPSVSDLVVKSTTTVYGASNRDPAMFTEDMNPRGAPRSGYAKDVAEIEGYVRGFARRRSDVRVTMLRCANVIGPHVVSPLTSYFRLPVIPTVLGFDARLQFLHEDDLRAVLQHVVAGDVPGTFNIAGDGILTLSQAVRRLQRPAVPMPGFAVGSLGSVLRSARIADFSPEQRSLLTYGRGVDTTQMRAVLGFEPRYSTAEAFADFASDLPPTGGRAERVLAGVADHLPSTPAAHAGSASTGPTLSVAPAPSGRRPARGGSRG; this is translated from the coding sequence ATGGCCGGCGGCGACAAGGTCGTGCTCGTCACCGGGGTCTCCCGTGACCTCGGCCGCCGGTGCGCCCGCGCGCTCGCCGAGCACCCGTCCGTACGCCGGGTCATCGGGGTCGACGTCACGCCGCCGCGTGGCGACCTCGGTGACGTGTCGTTCGTGCGCGCCGACATCCGCACCCCGGTCATCGCCAAGGTCATCGCCAAGGAGGACGTCGACACCGTCGTCCACATGAGCGTCATCGCCACCCCCGGCAGCACCGGCGGCCGGACGACGATGAAGGAGCTCAACGTCATCGGGACGATGCAGCTCCTCGCGGCGTGCCAGAAGGCGCCGAGCGTGTCCGACCTGGTGGTGAAGTCGACGACGACCGTCTACGGCGCCAGCAACCGCGACCCGGCGATGTTCACCGAGGACATGAACCCCCGGGGCGCACCGCGCAGCGGCTACGCCAAGGACGTCGCAGAGATCGAGGGCTACGTCCGCGGCTTCGCGCGCCGGCGCAGCGACGTCCGGGTGACGATGCTGCGCTGCGCCAACGTCATCGGCCCCCACGTCGTCAGCCCGCTGACGTCCTACTTCCGGCTGCCGGTGATCCCGACCGTGCTCGGCTTCGACGCCCGCCTGCAGTTCCTGCACGAGGACGACCTGCGCGCCGTGCTCCAGCACGTCGTGGCCGGTGACGTCCCCGGCACCTTCAACATCGCCGGCGACGGCATCCTCACGCTCAGCCAGGCCGTACGCCGGCTGCAGCGGCCGGCGGTGCCGATGCCCGGCTTCGCGGTCGGCTCCCTCGGCTCGGTGCTGCGCTCGGCCCGGATCGCCGACTTCTCACCCGAGCAGCGGTCCCTGCTCACCTACGGCCGCGGCGTCGACACCACCCAGATGCGCGCCGTCCTCGGGTTCGAGCCCCGCTACAGCACCGCCGAGGCCTTCGCCGACTTCGCCTCCGACCTGCCACCCACCGGTGGCCGCGCCGAGCGCGTGCTGGCCGGCGTCGCCGACCACCTGCCCAGCACCCCCGCCGCCCACGCGGGCAGCGCCTCGACCGGGCCCACGCTCAGCGTCGCGCCCGCCCCGTCGGGCCGACGCCCCGCGCGAGGTGGCTCGCGTGGGTGA